The Phragmites australis chromosome 1, lpPhrAust1.1, whole genome shotgun sequence genomic interval AGTTGCCCAAtagtcatcgtcaagccccccatcagtacgtgaaaCGAGGCTTCGATGGATCAAGTACATGGctagcaaagataagcattttgtccAACCGtgtcatcgagtaagactcggGTCTTcgattaggatgaagcatctaaCCGAGTTTTCTGATCCTCTACTTGGGATTTCGAACGTCTCCGAGTTCTCAAGCGAGTTCTTGAGAAGGTGTTACATCCGAGTAGGTTTTCTACTTGTTTCTTCCTTGCAAGATCAGGAGAAAAAACTTGTCACTGGTTGGGTTCGAAAACTGGACCGTTGCAGCGAAGATTtcgggtagtggtgagaatcttttccCTGACAGAATATCATGATTACGGTAGCGGCGCGAGGTGCTGAGCTCCTTGGGTTACGGCGCCAACTACTCCGCATGCGCCAGGCATTAAATACGACATGATGATAAAGTTGGAGATCATGGCCTCGAGTCAAGCCACGTCATAAGTTGAAGATCCAATTCTAGGAGCCTTTTCTCTATATAAAGATAGAGGGCGAGCCCACCTCAACATTCAATCTACCATCATCATTTGCTTTCCATCACCCTTCTTCCAGTTTTCTTCTCGAGGTGCTTGATTTCTACGATATGGAACTCATTCAAATCATgagaggaactgtccaaattgtagtctaattaattattaggtcgatcatttacacaatcacaACCACAATAATTAACCAAAATCTAATCCCGGTAGTTCTGGCAAGTGTTTTATACCTAAGATCATAATACGAACCTTTACAACATGTTTCATCAtatcaagacataataaagaacgagtaaagaaaattatattacaagtctttaattTATTACAGTTTTTCATCCATTAACCAAAACGAACACTGGGAGGACCAAAGAATAGCTTCACCTCCTAGTCGCTTAGAGATACTACATAGTAGAATATATAAAGTCTATTACAACAAAAGATATGTGGAGCCTTTTGCCCAGATGCACCACCCCAAAACAACATAACCCTAAAACCTAAACCCTTCTCGCCCGTCGCCaacatcggcgggcgtgaagtaaccGAACActacctcttcctcacctgcacaACAAAGTAACGTGAGTATGCAAGTACTCGCAAgaattaatccataatgggtacatataataacccaactccaaggataatgcatttggttaATTTAGCAAGGAATCGATCACAATGTTAAGTgagttcatatgcaaaagcagaATTTGACTcaaatatgtgagcatctacacctaaccataagCAACCTTCTATCCTGGGATCATTAACCCAACATAAAAGTAACTTGATCCAACTCAAAACATCATCAACCCTTATTAACCATTCCTCAACAACCCATAATATCATTCTATatcggaactctacgattgatgcaaatggacaaaagcatgctcataattGAGAGTgcgacaatttgaattgttcttacactgTGCAGggggtatatctttacccacacgatacgtAGACTATTTGGCTTATGCGACCCACTAaagtccacacaaggggtactcgtgacaacctttcccaataaactCCAACCATTTGAACATACGCCTATAGGTGCGGAGGTAATCTAGAACTACTTTCCGAGAAAattagatacctctacaagcttATTATGCCCAGAACATTATAGACACACACGCCAAAGGGTCACAGCTACAAAGATATTCAGTTCATCCATCCCATATAcagatatgtggtaagtacggaaaagtgctaaagccaactgcaacaacggacggtgcttaatcgatgcaaacggtctatggcatccgggtttcTCCCCAGACCTACCCCTAGCAACTCTcaaatctcgtctcatcctcgcAACTTATAcaaaccaacatcatcattatctttgtgaacattaataagccctaagcttgcGAACGATGGTCGAACTACTGCTTGACTTCTACTAGTGAcctatgcatttctaagcatctcgaataacttttaagttagacaacgaTATgttatacccaggttacaaggataggaAACATCAATAGTTCAAAGTAGGagatgcatcaacataggttcaaaCCATAAAACCAAACAAGATTCACtgacatgcataacatacatagcggtattttatcaatttagactccacttGATCCAAAGTATAAGGTAGAATAttcttagatgcttaccttggtGCTCAGCTTCACAATTCATAGCAACAAACTCCGGATCACCCCCGATCACACCCGCGTCACGCTCTCGTCCTCCGTTCTCTAAAGAAAAGCGCATGCAATGCGATGAGAATGAATGAGGTGCAATGAGGTATGCTACAAGATGTATAAAGCATGAGGATGCAGTACAACAAACTAAGTATACAAAGACATGCGATAGGACAACGAAACAAACTAAGTATACAAAGACATGCGATAGGACAACGAAGTATCCGATCCAAGCATCATCTAACATTCTGATTGAaatccggaagttccgggttaagGTTGGAACTTCCGGGTGGTCGAAACTTCCGGGTTGTACTCCGAATAGGGGTTCTCGGGTTGACAAGTTCTATTTAatccggaagttccagattgaGGTCGAAACTTCCAAGTGCTCAGAATGTCCGAGTGGGGTTCTGAACAGGGGCTCTCGGTTTGGGTAACATGCATTAACCCGAAACTTCCGGGTAGGGATTGTCGGGAtgttttaacttggtttaacccGAAACTTCCGGGCTAGAAttcggaactttcgggttctGGCAGAGGTGAGTTTTTCGATGATTCGACagccgattcaacttgcatgatAAACCCCAACCCACATAAGCATGTATTGGCACTAAAGCATGGATTCTATACCTAATTTACCCACCCCACAAGCACGATTCACTATGCCTCTCTCATTCAACACTTCCCTACGAGCTCTAATTCAACAAGAACGAAAGGTGCTTCGCAATTCCAAGAACATAGCTGCAAAACCTATCCAAATTCCAACTAATTTGCACATTCTCACCATGGAAAAACCAAGTAGACTTACCCCACTAGAATTGTTGATGTTGGTGACCGTCGGTTGGGGAAGAAACGGAGGAAAAGAGCTTGGAGAAGAGGAACAAGttgctgctgaaattttagagaaaaggggtgacgaaaatggattggaaaTCATCCtaatcttcatgcatgcaacTAAAACTTGGATGAATGGAGAGCTAGAGAAGTGGGGAAGACAATggtgtgacatgcataccttgattcagCTTCTTGAGGGAAAAATTttgggagaaagagagagtttgaGGAAGAGGGAGGGCTCCTGCTCTTGTGCTGCCTgtttggggagggagagagtgagtgagagtgagagagagtgaggggggAGGTGGGGCTGCTAGTGCAGCCGagtggagagggaggggtgAGGTGGTGGGCCGGCcaagtggggcccacatgctagagaaacaagtcaattctaggaatttttgctaatccaaaacgaggtgctctaatgctccaaaaattctaggaatttttgTGTTGCGATTACAATACAAGATGATCCCATTTTAAATGGATCCACCCACAACACCTATGCGGAACtaaaactaaaagaaaactcaATGGTCGGGTATTTTCAAACATTTCATCAAGGTTAAGCCACCGTTAGAAATAATAAGCActcaacaattaaacatgatgcacgattatgcttaatgacatgcttgatttgggatgtgacacctcaaccccaactccatcatcatgtggAGCATCTTTGTACATTTGTGCGAGGCCTTCCTTGGGTTATGACCATCTCTCGACCTCTTTAGGTACTTTTACCTATTGAAGAGGCTTTAGAACAAGGTAATCGGTGGTGGTAGATTTCGTCTCCGGGAGGGCAAGTCAACGAAGTACATTGACTTCATCGCCAAATCCTCCTGATCGGGGTTGgcacaagaagtggttctacCTCCAGCCCAGCCAGCTAGGGATTTCTTACCGGGGCCTACAATCGTTGTTGAAGCATGTCTGGACGGAACAGCAGATGATGACCGCCCTTCACCAAAACCTCATCGAAGAGATCTAACATATGAAGGAGAGGAACCTGACAGCTTATGACGTTTCCAAGGACTTCATCAGGCACAGGCCTAAGTCCTCTAAAATTGAGGATTATCAGTGCCTGGCAATTCTAGCCAAGTTGGATCCGATCCGAGAAGGTGAGATAGGTACTTTCTAATCCTGAGCAGTCGTACTTAAAGGAACTTCAAGATTAATCCTCATAATCAATTGTCTCTTCTCGCAGTGCTTTCACCAGAGGTTGTTGACAAGAGGACCAAGGTTCTTTTCATCCAGCCACTTGAATGTTCTGATTCCCATCATGTAGATGGATCCCGATGCTCAAGGGATGATATGTCAGTAAGTCTCACGAGCCTTCTCaattcttgattttcttttcttttctgagtAGTTGTAGTTGTGACGATGATCATCATGGATTCGTACAGCTTCTCGGGCGCGGACAACCCGACCTCGAACTCCGAGAATGCTGGAGCCCCTGCTGCACACCGAATGAAGTCATCATCATGGGGAGCACGGGTCCGAGTGGGAGCAGAGGCAGTGCATTGCTAGTTGCATCCTTTGGCAGCGGCATGGCGCTGGAGGGTGATGACTACATGGAGGTCAATTTGGCAGCAAGTGGCTCCGGGCCACCGACACCAACTACTCTAGCCTCCTCTGCTTATGTTGACCCGATGCCAGTCTTGACAGTGGACCTAACTCTAGTAAGTTGAGCTTTTATCCAGAACATTTGTGGTCGTGCCTATTTTTAAATTTCTGGGCATGTTAAGCCTTCGGCCCAGGACCGCGAAAAAAGCGATCATTCCTATAAGTTCATTGGGCAATGCTCCCCTAGCCCCGATGATGTCGGGGAGCAAAGGAGGAGCCCACGAGAAGATGCTCAAGATGTCGGCATCCTTTTTGGTCCCAATGAAGCCTTCCCTGGCCAAGAAGTGGCTCAGGTATAGCGTATATTATTTCTTATGTTGTTTGGAGTGTGTTGTTCAAACTTGTTCCTCTGCAGGCTACCTAGAGTGCCACCGGCAGCCCCCAGGCCTCAGCCTTCCCAAGACCTGGCCGTGACCTCCTCCGAGGGAGATCTGAGGAGGCCCGTGGGGCCCTAGTGTTGGTCGCCGACATCCTGGAAGGTGATCCTCTTGCTCCCCAAGCTGTCCCCTTGAACCTGAAGCATAGGTTGCCTGGATTGACTTGGCGGAAAATCATCGAAGGTCCTCCAAGTTCAGATCTAGATAACATCTTCTTATCCTTCTACATGGTGAGATTTTTACTGCAAAATAATTACCCAGTTGATGTAATGACGGGTACTGACCTGAGTTTTGCATATGTACACGGTGCAGCTAAAGAGAGTTCACGAGGAGACCCGGTCAGAGACCACCCCAAGTAGCTGAGCTTGAAGAAGATGTCACCGATTTGCGCCAGCAGCTCTCCCTGGTGATCGATGAGAAGGAAAAGGTGATCACCGAGCTAGAGAACCAGGGAAAGGGTATGTCTCTGGTATTCCTGACATGCTACTTATTCACTTCATCATCTTAACATGCTGCCCTATAGAACTCTCCATGGTCCGAGAAGTTATTGCTCATGAGGGGGCCCAGATGTTGACTGCCGGCTAACAACTCATCGCAGCTCTTGATGTCTTCCAGGAGGCACTTGCCGGGGTTAGGATCCAAGCGAAGGCTCCCGACAGCGATGATACGACCGGGCTTACCACCTAGGCTACCAAGATTCATTCAGGGGACCTCAAGGGAAGGTCACCAGGCACCTCTCGAGTTAATCCTAGTGGAGCGTGGAATAAGCGGTTGTCCACACTGAAGACCCACCAACCAGACATGAACACCGACAATGATCCTCCAAGAGGGTTTAGAGGACGAGTCAGATGAGATGTCGGTGTAGAAGGTGGACGAGGCAACTGGGATAGCCAAAGCCTTCATGGATGAGATGGACTTCATGCTCTCAtcatagtttttctttttctttacccTGCAGTCTGTAATAAACACTTGTAGCTTTTGTTAATTTAGTATAAACTTAAACACTTTTCACATTTGATGTGAGTACTTTGTGCTGGACACTTTTGATAGCATATCATGATCTTCTTACTGACTTTTTCCTTCGATTAGTTTGGGATTCATTAATTGCTAGTCTGAGCGCTTATTATGACTAGCCTTAGGTCCGCGTGAGTGGGAGACGTCATAGCCTCAGGTCACTCGTAGAACGCAATAAGGTGCCTTTTCGCAACTCCAAGTTCACAAAATAACGATCATTCCCTTCTCGTTAGAATATGGTTTAAGAAGGTACATAATATGTTGTGTTTGGTTTCCAGTACCAAGTAGTTGTTAAGCCCCCGGCTATCTGCCCAGAAAGGTATTTTCTAGGTAGGCAATCTAAACAAGAAAGGTAATACAAGAAAGCTTATTGATGACCCACAAGCTATTATAGACCTGACATCCCaaacctaaatgacacagaCTAGATTAAGTCGACAAGCAATGACCCTTACTACTTCAAGGGTAGCGCAAGCGCTATCATAGGGATTTCGAACTAATCATGGAACCAAGCCCCAGAGTTTATGGGTATGCTTCTCGAGGCGTTGTGGTTGAGGCCGCGACTAGGGCTTCTtgttcaccttgatccttgagctcttgggttccttgTTTGGTTGGTGTTAAGCCGCTATGTCGAGGCTCCTTTTGTCGCAGCGGAGTCCTGCTTTGGGGGATCCCCGGATAGTGGTGTCCCCTTCAGGTCCCAGCATCTTCTCGCACTGATAAGCATAATGTGTGGCAGCCATGAACTTGGCTAAGGTCGGTCGACCCAGGATAGCgttgtacgccatctcgaaGTCAACCACATCGAATATAATCTTTTCTGTCCGAAAGTTGTTGTTCCTCTCGAAGGTTACAAGGAGCG includes:
- the LOC133884991 gene encoding uncharacterized protein LOC133884991, with translation MQISQTAIKPVTQAFHVIVPRSPATPISQISLLVTFERNNNFRTEKIIFDVVDFEMAYNAILGRPTLAKFMAATHYAYQCEKMLGPEGDTTIRGSPKAGLRCDKRSLDIAA